TTTCTGAAGTCTTAGATGCCATATTCATACCTTCCAAAATATACTTTAGATTTTTAGGATTAAAACTAGATTTTTCAGTTTCAGGATTATTTTGAAATGAAACTGTCTTATTATCATAACTTACTATTTTTTCAATAACAGATGTTTTTATCTTCTGACCTCCGTTTGATATCATCGCCATATATCTAGCCATTTGAATTGGAGTATATGCATTTTGACCTTGTCCAATTACTGTATTTAAAGAGTCTGCATTAGACCAAGAAGCTTGATTTAAATAATCAAACTTTATCATATCAGCTAGAGTAGTTTTTGAATTAGAAACAGTTTCTTCTGCTTTTAATTCTAATTTTTCTAATCTTTTAATCACTTCAGTTCTTGATGGAACAGTATCTTCATCAGCCCAACTTACAATAGTATCAATAATTTTAGTAAAATCATAGTCATCTTTATTTTTTCCATCCAATATATATTTATCAATTTCTTTTTCGAGTTTTTGCTTTAACATAATTTTTGTTAAAGATTTCTTAGTATTTGAATCAGGAACAACACCCTTACTTTCTTTAGGTACATTAATTTCAATTCCTGTTCTTTCACCAAGTCCCAATTCTTTTACTGTTTTTGATAAATCTTCTATTGTAACTTTAGTTCCAGTTTTTTTATTTGATTTTGGGTTTTCTCCTAAAGCTAAAGCGTAAAAATAATAGTTACAACTGTCTCTTAATGCTGTTCTTAAATTTTCATTACCATGAGTTTTTTTATATTGATTCCAAATCCAACAACCAAATTTAGTATCCCCAACATCCATTACACCTTGACAGTTAATGTTTTCATTAGGATTCAATCCTTTTTCAAGCGCTGTTAAAGCAGTTGCCAATTTAAAAGTAGAACCTGGTTGTGAAATACTTTGAGTTGCTATATTATACAGAGGTCTTGGAGCAAGAAAATCTCTTGGATCTTCAGGAAACAAACTTATCCAATCACTATTTGAAATTCCAGTTACAAAAAGATTTGGATCATAGGAAGGATAACTTGCAAGAGCTAACACTTTTCCTGTTTTTACATCGAGAACTACAACCGCTCCACTTGTTGCATTTTTATGACTTTCATTAGGTCTATAGCTTCCCCACTTACTTTTATATTCACTTCCATTTCTTATAGATTCTAAAGTACGTTTTAAAGACTCTTCTGCTACCTTTTGTAAATCTGAATCAATTGATAAATAAACATTTTTTCCAGGAATAGCTTGTGTTTCAGAAATAGTTTCTGTTCTATTCCCTCTATTATCAACCATAACTTTCTTAAATCCATCTTGTCCTTTTAAAGAAACTTCTTGACTTTCTTCTACTCCCGTTTTTCCAATGAAACTATCAGAAGAGTAACCCTTATCTTTACTATATTTTTCAATTTCATCTTGCTGTGATATTTTTCCAATATATCCTAAGATATGTGAAGCCATTTCTCCGTTAGGATAGTACCTTATAGGTTCCATTGAAACCGTAAACCCATTGTTATTCTCAAATTTTTCTTTTATATGGGAAATACAGGGTTCAGAAATACCATATGTTAATGTTATAGGAATATATGCTTTATCTCCTTGTAACTCTACTTTTCTATTTAAAACCAAATAACTATATGCATTATAATCATCTAAATTTTCAATAGAATATGTCTTTTTTAAAATTTCAAATAAACTTTCAGCAGTATAATCATCTTTAATTTTATATCTATTTTTTATTTCTGTACGATTTATATTATAAACATAGTCAAATGATTTACTAGTTATTGAAATTTTTAAAATTATATTGTTTTCTGTATTTACTTCTTGAGCAACAGTTTTTATTTCATCTGATAGAACAAAATCATAGAGTATATTATTATCTTCAGCAATAGAAATTAGATGAGTTAAAGGTTCTACATCATTTTTAGAATTATCTTTATAATTAAATTGAACTACTTCCTTATCCTTTTCATCTTTAACAAGAGTATAATCAACATTTGCATCTATACCTTTTTCTTCTAATTTTTTTAATAATATTTCTGCAGGAATGATTTTATTACCATTTTTATCAACTTTGACATAGCTCAATAATTTATCCATAGTAAACTTTCTAACCATATTGTAAAAATCATCTTTTGCACTTGTCTCCATTGTTACCTTAGAATTTTGTTTATTTAATTCAGATTTAATTAATAATAAATTATATCTATTTAAATCAACTAATGGTTTTAATTCAATATTATTTAAAAGATTTCTATTTTTTAATTCATCATAAACTAATTTTCTTGCCAAAGGTTGATCTAGTATTTTTCTTATTATTGATTTATCATCTTTTACTAATGATGCAACATGAGAATAAATACCTTTAGAAAGATCTTTTCCTTTTGCATATTCATCATATTTTGTACCTTTAGTAAAAGTAATTTCTCCACTATCTACATCAAAAAAATCACTTGGAACATATATTCCTTTAAGTTGTAAATCTCTAATAACTTTTTTAATTATATAGTAAGAAAATTCTGATGATGAATTTTTTTCAATTTTTAGTTTTAAAATATCTTCTACTAAATTATTTTCCATAATAATATCAAGTACTTTCTCTTTTGGAGATTTTAATTCAGTAAAATAATCTAAATCTGAAGAATATACAAAGTAATTAATTCCTAAAAAATAATCATCAGTATCCCAACTAGCACCATCTTTATTAAGTATTTTAATTAGTTCTTCAATCTTATTTGCTTTTTCATCTTTATTTAGTCTATTAAATTCATCTTTTAAAATTTGAACAGCTGGACTAGTTTTTACTCCTGCTAACAACTTTCCATTTTTATCATAAATATTTCCTCTAGGGGCAGTTATTTTTACATCTTTAAGTCTATTATTATCTGCTTTATCTCTATAGTCATTACCATTTATAATTGTTAAGTGAAATAATTTGAGAACTAGTGCAGACATCAAAATAAATAAAATTGAATAAACTATCTTATATCTTAATTGTCTATCATTAATCTTTTCTAATTTATTCTTATCAAAAATTTTCATATAAGTACCTACTAAAATCTAAATTTTCTCTTTTTGAATACTTTTCTCAACAAATAATTACATATCAAGTATAATAAAACATTCAAAATTAATTCAATAATTATTGGACCTTTTAAATAATTTAAAAGTTCTACTGAAGATGAATTTCCAAGAATCATATTAATTATAGTATTCATAATCCAATAAAACAAAGTTGCTACTACTGTAATTATGGAACCTGAACGTATATCTCCTTTATTAATTGAATCTTCATTATATCCAACTATAAATCCTATCATATAATAAATTAATGCTCTAATTCCAATCAATTTTGAGAATAAAATATCTTCCAGAAAACCAAGAACAATTCCTGAATAACCTGATATATATGATCCATAATTCATAGCTATTGCTACAACAAGTGCTAGACTCATATTTGCTTTTGAGTTAAAAATACTAAAATTTGGCAATATAGCAGTTTGTATCATAATACTAGCAAAAAACAACAATACAATTTTTAATCTATTCATTCTTATCACCATTTCCTTTTAATACGAAAACTCTAAATAAAGTTGTAAAATCTACTGGAGATTTTACATTTATCTTTTTTTCTAAATTATTTTCTGAAGTTTTTACTTCTGTAACTTCACCGATATATAGATTACTTGGAAATACACCACCTCTTCCAGAAGTTACTAACTTATCTCCAACAACAACATCTGCATCTGATTTATACATAAACCCAGATAGAAAATCATTTTCTTGACCATTAATAGCACCAAAAGATTGAGTTCTTACAACATTAAAAGAAACATTACTTGCAGAATCAACTAAACTAGAAACTTTACTCCAGTTGTATCCCACTTCTATAACTTTTCCAACGACAGCCTTAATATAAGTGTTATTTTCGTCCCCTACAGTTCCCTGTACAATAATATCTCCAACTTTCACGCCATCTTTACTACCTTTATTAATATTAAATCTTACAAATAGATTATTATTATCTAAAGCAATTACATTAGCACTTAAAAGATTTTCTTTATTTTTCATATATAGATTATATTCATTTTTTAGAAATTCTTCTTTAGCAATTATATTCTCCATATTTGTCGCTTTTTCTTTAAGTTCTGCATTCTCAACTTTTAGTTTTTCATTTTCTTCTCTAATTGCTTTTGATCCAAAAATATTTTTAAAAACTTCCTTTGAATTAGCAATTGATGAATAAATTATTCTTGAAATTGAATTTGTAACTGTTCCTATCGCATTTTCACCAATATTCATAATAGAAGAATTATTACTGAAAAAAATAATAGAACTTAAAATAATTATAGTGGTGAAAAAAGATATCTTCTTTTTACGTGCTTTAATATTTCTAAATCTATTCATTACTTTTTCTCCTATTATTTTTAACTTTTAATTCACTTGCTAGTATACTAGCTCCAGCACAAGTACAAGTCAATGGATTATCAACGACGTTAATAGCTATCCTCAATTCATTTTGTAAATATTCAACACATCCATTAATTTTGGAACATCCTCCCGTT
Above is a genomic segment from Parvimonas micra containing:
- a CDS encoding penicillin-binding transpeptidase domain-containing protein, with amino-acid sequence MKIFDKNKLEKINDRQLRYKIVYSILFILMSALVLKLFHLTIINGNDYRDKADNNRLKDVKITAPRGNIYDKNGKLLAGVKTSPAVQILKDEFNRLNKDEKANKIEELIKILNKDGASWDTDDYFLGINYFVYSSDLDYFTELKSPKEKVLDIIMENNLVEDILKLKIEKNSSSEFSYYIIKKVIRDLQLKGIYVPSDFFDVDSGEITFTKGTKYDEYAKGKDLSKGIYSHVASLVKDDKSIIRKILDQPLARKLVYDELKNRNLLNNIELKPLVDLNRYNLLLIKSELNKQNSKVTMETSAKDDFYNMVRKFTMDKLLSYVKVDKNGNKIIPAEILLKKLEEKGIDANVDYTLVKDEKDKEVVQFNYKDNSKNDVEPLTHLISIAEDNNILYDFVLSDEIKTVAQEVNTENNIILKISITSKSFDYVYNINRTEIKNRYKIKDDYTAESLFEILKKTYSIENLDDYNAYSYLVLNRKVELQGDKAYIPITLTYGISEPCISHIKEKFENNNGFTVSMEPIRYYPNGEMASHILGYIGKISQQDEIEKYSKDKGYSSDSFIGKTGVEESQEVSLKGQDGFKKVMVDNRGNRTETISETQAIPGKNVYLSIDSDLQKVAEESLKRTLESIRNGSEYKSKWGSYRPNESHKNATSGAVVVLDVKTGKVLALASYPSYDPNLFVTGISNSDWISLFPEDPRDFLAPRPLYNIATQSISQPGSTFKLATALTALEKGLNPNENINCQGVMDVGDTKFGCWIWNQYKKTHGNENLRTALRDSCNYYFYALALGENPKSNKKTGTKVTIEDLSKTVKELGLGERTGIEINVPKESKGVVPDSNTKKSLTKIMLKQKLEKEIDKYILDGKNKDDYDFTKIIDTIVSWADEDTVPSRTEVIKRLEKLELKAEETVSNSKTTLADMIKFDYLNQASWSNADSLNTVIGQGQNAYTPIQMARYMAMISNGGQKIKTSVIEKIVSYDNKTVSFQNNPETEKSSFNPKNLKYILEGMNMASKTSENSKIFKNLPIEIGTKTGTAQKSGVNPVTGQAYDNYAWNVSFAPYNKPEIAIATVIFQGGAGAYCGPIVRDIIGQYLDSKSESGENINHDKKNDNNSGNGDNLVGD
- the mreD gene encoding rod shape-determining protein MreD; translated protein: MNRLKIVLLFFASIMIQTAILPNFSIFNSKANMSLALVVAIAMNYGSYISGYSGIVLGFLEDILFSKLIGIRALIYYMIGFIVGYNEDSINKGDIRSGSIITVVATLFYWIMNTIINMILGNSSSVELLNYLKGPIIIELILNVLLYLICNYLLRKVFKKRKFRF
- the mreC gene encoding rod shape-determining protein MreC, whose amino-acid sequence is MNRFRNIKARKKKISFFTTIIILSSIIFFSNNSSIMNIGENAIGTVTNSISRIIYSSIANSKEVFKNIFGSKAIREENEKLKVENAELKEKATNMENIIAKEEFLKNEYNLYMKNKENLLSANVIALDNNNLFVRFNINKGSKDGVKVGDIIVQGTVGDENNTYIKAVVGKVIEVGYNWSKVSSLVDSASNVSFNVVRTQSFGAINGQENDFLSGFMYKSDADVVVGDKLVTSGRGGVFPSNLYIGEVTEVKTSENNLEKKINVKSPVDFTTLFRVFVLKGNGDKNE